The following coding sequences lie in one Saimiri boliviensis isolate mSaiBol1 chromosome 6, mSaiBol1.pri, whole genome shotgun sequence genomic window:
- the LOC104650680 gene encoding olfactory receptor 9G19-like — protein MERSNHTVTEFILLGFTTDTGMQLGLFVVFLGVYSLTVVGNITLMVLICNDSRLHTPMYFFIGNLSFLDLWYSSVYTPKILVTCISEDKSISFAGCLCQFFFSAGFAYSECYLLAAMAYDRYVAISKPLLYAQAMPSRLCICLVLYSYAGGFVNAILLTSNTFTLDFCGDNVIDDFFCDVPPLVKLACNVGESYQAVLCFLLASNVISPTGFILTSYLSIIATILRIRSTQGCLKAFSTCSSHLISVTLYYGSILYIYSRPSSSYSLERDKIVSTFYTVLFPMLNPLIYSLRNKDVKEALKKFYKSA, from the coding sequence ATGGAGAGGAGCAATCACACAGTGACTGAGTTCATCCTGCTGGGCTTCACCACAGACACAGGGATGCAGCTGGGACTGTTTGTGGTGTTCCTGGGCGTGTACTCTCTGACTGTGGTAGGAAATATCACCCTCATGGTGTTGATCTGTAATGACTCCCGCCTCCACACACCCATGTATTTTTTCATTGGCAATCTGTCGTTTCTGGATCTCTGGTACTCCTCTGTCTACACCCCAAAGATCCTAGTGACCTGCATCTCTGAAGACAAAAGCATCTCCTTTGCTGGCTGCCTGTGTcagtttttcttctctgctgGGTTTGCCTATAGTGAGTGCTACCTGCTGGCCGCCATGGCTTATGACCGCTACGTGGCCATCTCCAAGCCCCTGCTTTATGCTCAGGCCATGCCAAGTAGATTGTGCATCTGTTTGGTTTTATATTCCTATGCTGGTGGTTTTGTCAATGCAATACTATTAACCAGCAATACATTCACATTGGATTTTTGTGGTGACAATGTTATTGATGACTTTTTCTGTGATGTCCCACCCCTGGTGAAGCTGGCATGCAATGTGGGAGAGAGCTACCAGGCTGTGCTGTGCTTCCTGCTGGCCTCCAATGTCATCTCCCCTACAGGGTTCATCCTGACCTCTTACCTCTCCATCATCGCCACCATCCTGAGGATACGCTCCACCCAGGGCTGCCTCAAAGCCTTCTCCACATGCTCCTCCCACCTGATCTCTGTTACTTTATACTATGGCTCCATTCTTTACATCTACTCTAGGCCAAGTTCCAGCTACTCCCTCGAGAGGGACAAAATAGTTTCTACCTTTTATACTGTGCTGTTCCCCATGTTGAACCCCTTGATCTACAGTCTGAGAAATAAAGATGTGAAAGAAGCTCTGAAAAAATTCTACAAGTCAGCATAA